TCGTTCGTCATGTTGTCAGCTTCGTCTAGTACGAGAATCTTGAATGGCACTTGGCTGAGCGAGGCCATGCGTGCAAATTCTTTCACGGTGGTCCGGACGACGTCGATTCCTCTCTCGTCGCTGGCGTTCAGCTCCATGAACACGTCTTGGAATCGTTCTCCGAACAGATCATGGGCGAGGCAGAGCGCGGCTGTCGTCTTTCCAGTTCCTGGGGATCCTGCGAAGAGGCAGTGTGGCATTGTTCCTCTCTTGACAAACTCTTCGAGACGAGAAACGATCTCTTCCTGATCGACGATCTCGTCCAGAGTGTTAGGCCGATATTTTTCAGTCCAGAGAGCGGCTTCCAACAGAGTCAGTCGGCAATATTTCTGGTCTAATACAAAAGACTGTTTAGGACGGCAAGAAAACCGTTCTTAATCCCAACTCCGGCGACGTTTCTTCTGGAACAAACCCCACAAGTACCCCAGTTATGGCTAATGGATCAAGTTCTCGCGATCTTGCCATCCCACGCTCCTCCCGCAGGAACCGATGCATGCTGGTGAATCAATTGCCATTCTTTCCCTCGCTTCTCAAAGACGTCGGTCTCACGGACAATCATGGATTTTGCATCGCCGCTCTTCATTTTGACGTCGACCCTCTGGACGGTGCAGACCATACCCATGTTGCCGTTCACCACGGCGTCGGTCTCGAGGAGGTCAACCTTGCAGGATTCGAAGCCGCTGAAGACCTTGTCAAAGAAGTTCCGCGCTGGTTGTACGCCTCTTGAGGCAAAGGCAGGTATGTCGAACCAGAGCGCATCCTGAGCCCAGTGTTTCGTGCTCTGCTGCCCAGTCATTGATGCGGCCATTTCCTTGACTATCGAGATGATAGCCTCCTTGTCTTTCTCTACGTTCTGCTTGTTTGCATCTTGCATTTCATTCACCGATCCCACTATGGTTGCTCTAGTATTTGACGAGGAAGTCCACTCGTGACAGAGGTTGTGATACAATGTCTGACAGGAATCATTCAGCCCGCTCATCTCGGCGCGGGAAAAATCGTTTCCCGGCAAGTCGCTATGGAATCTGGACTCTCAACATCACGTGTTTTGTCGTATGCTCAAGCTGGGGGACACACCCAAAGCCTCTTGCCGCCTGCCCGAAGAAAGACTCGAGGAACTTCGACCACTTCTCACCATAGTCATGGTGAGCGTTGAAAATGAGAGTCCGGCCTTCGACCTCCATGTCATATTGATACGAGGTTGCATATTTGGAGATCAGGGACAAGAAGCGTTGGAGACCATCGGAAT
Above is a window of Candidatus Bathyarchaeia archaeon DNA encoding:
- a CDS encoding nuclear transport factor 2 family protein, whose translation is MQDANKQNVEKDKEAIISIVKEMAASMTGQQSTKHWAQDALWFDIPAFASRGVQPARNFFDKVFSGFESCKVDLLETDAVVNGNMGMVCTVQRVDVKMKSGDAKSMIVRETDVFEKRGKEWQLIHQHASVPAGGAWDGKIART
- a CDS encoding AAA family ATPase, giving the protein MLEAALWTEKYRPNTLDEIVDQEEIVSRLEEFVKRGTMPHCLFAGSPGTGKTTAALCLAHDLFGERFQDVFMELNASDERGIDVVRTTVKEFARMASLSQVPFKILVLDEADNMTN